The DNA region CAATGGCAAATATGGTGTAATATGCCAATGCAGCCGCCATCTTTGGTACTTTTAAATCAATAAATTCATTGATTGTAGTCCAAAGTATTTTCCAAAATAATTTGATGTTTAACTTAGGCATGTGGGTCGGTTATTTTAATTTTTCATTATTCAAATGTCTTGTTGCGTCACGTATATTTTTCTTTTCAAAATTCTTTTGTAGTGCAGCGGTCATATCGATGCCTGTTTGATTAGCCAAGCAAAGTAAAACCCAAAGCACATCGGCCATTTCATCACCTAAGTCTTTGTTTTTATCACTTTCCTTGAAGGATTGTTCGCCATATTTGCGTACCATCAATCGGCTTAATTCACCTACTTCCTCCATTAATATGCCAAGATTGGTCAATTCGTTAAAATAACGAACGCCGACAGTTTTTATCCAATTGTCAATATCAGACTGCGCTTCTTTGATTGTCATTTTATTCTTTGTTTTGAGAGTCGATCCAGATCGTTGTTGGACCGTCGTTAATTAATGCGATTTCCATATCTGCCCCAAATTTTCCAGTGGGAATGGGATGTTGTAATGCTTTTTCAAATGATTGAATCATTTTTTCATACATCGGAATAGCGATTTCTGGTTTGCTAGCTTTCAGATAGGATGGACGATTTCCTTTTTTGGTGCTTGCTTGCAAGGTAAATTGACTTACCAATAATAATTCGCCCTTTACATCCAACAAGCTTTTGTTCATTACGCCATTTTCATCTTCGAAAACACGCAATAATATTGTTTTATTTACCAACCAATCAATATCCTCTTGCGTATCTCGATCTTCTATCCCGACGAAAACTAACAAACCTCTTCCGATTTTTCCAATGATTTCATTTTCAACGGTTACGCTGGCTGATTTTACTTTTTGAATTAATAAACGCATGTAAATTTCTAGCTTGATTTTTGTAAAAATAAAACATTCGAGTAATTTTATTTTCTTCAAAAAAAGTAAAGATGATAGATTTTTCCACAGAGATGGATTTTAAGACGGCTAGGAGTGGAGGCAAGGGAGGGCAAAACGTCAATAAAGTGGAGACTATGGTCGAAGCGCGTTGGAATGTCAATGATTCTCAATTATTTACGGATGCACAGAAATCTTTACTTCGATTTAAATTGGGGAACAAATTGACTTCTGAAGGCGAATTTATTGTAACAGCGCAATCTTCCAGATTTCAACTGGAAAATAAAAGCCTTGCCATTCAAAAATTATTGCAATTGGTTAACGCCGCCCTGATCGAGCCTAAAAAACGGAAAGCGAGCAAACCAACATTTTCATCTAAACAAAAACGCTTGGATTCGAAAAAGAAACACGGTGATCTCAAAGCACAACGCAGAATGAAATATTGAATTTGAATAGAATGTGAAATGTAAGAAGAATAATGAGCTTTTCATATTACTCATTACATTTCACTTCTCACTATTCACAAATCCTTATTTTTGCATCCAAATTTTTCCTTTTGAGTAAAATAAAACAATTAGCAAGTCAGACAGTTTGGTACGGAGCGAGTAATATTGCTGCCAAATTGCTTAATTATCTTTTGACGCCATTTCTGACACGTGTTTTACATACCGAAAAAGGAATGGTGGATTTTGGCGATTTTAGTTTGCTTTATTCTTGTATTGCGATTCTAAATATCATTTTCACCTACGGTTTTGAAACGGCATATTTCAGATTTTCCAATAAACCAGAAGTAAATAAAGAGACGCTTTTACGTACCGCATTTGGCTCTATGGTGATGAGTACGATAGGGCTGAGTTTGATTCTAATCGGACTTCGTTACCCATTGAGCAGATTTGTAGAGCAGGTCGGTCATCCAGAATATATCACTTACAGTATTTTAATAGTCGCTTTTGATACGCTTGCAGTTATTCCCTTTGCAAGATTGCGACAAGAAAATAAACCCAAAAGGTATGCTTTTGTCAATGTCTCTGGTGTATTTATTAATGTCCTTTTGACTGTATTATTTGTGGGTGTTTTGCCAAAATATGCAGAAAGCCATCCTGGAACGTTTCTTGCCAATTGGTATAATGCGCATACAACTGTACAACTTTTACTTTATGCCAATATTGCACAGGCAGTTTTTGCATTTGTACTCTTATATCCACAATGGCGAGGTGTGAAAATAAAAATAAATAAACCGCTTTGGCGTGATTTATTTATTTATAGTAGTCCCATGATAATCACGGGTTTAGGTGGTATGATCAATGAGACGATGGATCGTGTGATGTTGGTAAAATGGATGCCTGGTGGACTCGAACATGCCAAATTGGAACAATCCATTTACTCTGCCAATTACAAACTAAGTATCATTATTAGTTTGTTTATTCAGGCGTTTAGAATGGCCGCCGAACCATTTTTCTTTAGTCAATCGCAAGACAAACAAGCGCCCAAATTGTATGCACGAGTGATGAAATGGTTTGTTATTGTGGTCTGTTGCGCATTTTTGGTGACAATGTTGTATTTGGATATTTGGAAATTGATAGTCGGACCTTCTTATCGGTCGGGCTTGGGCGTAGTTCCAATATTGCTGTTGGCGAATATCTTTTTGGGCGTGTATTACAACCAATCCGTTTGGTATAAATTGACCAATAAGATGCGCTCTGGGATGTATATTACCTTGATCGGCGCAATGATTACCTTGGTAATCAATTATATGTTTATTCCTCGATTTGGAATGTATGCAAGTGCTTGGGCGACGTTTTTTTGTTATGGAAGTATGATGGTGATTTCCTATTTCTGGGGACATAAATATTTCCCTATTCCATATAATGTGAAAAAATTGAGTGCGTATGTAATTGTCATGTTGATTCTGTTTTTTATTCAAAATGGAATAATGCATCTCATAAATAGTAGCATTGTTCATTTGATTACAGGTACGATTTTAATGGTGGTTTTTCTTGGTTTGATCGTATTTGCGGAGCGCAAAGAAATCAGTAGTTTTCCCGTTATTGGAAAATATATTCAAAAGTATTTAGTAAAAATATAATTTAAAATAAATGATTCCCGAGTATTTAAAATCCTTATTTAGCCATCAATCTTACGATGAAAATAATTTCTTTCTGATTGCTGGTCCTTGTGTTGTAGAAAGTGAAGAATTGGTATTTGAAGTGGCGGATAAAGTTTCAACCATTTGTAAAAATTTGGGTATTCCTTATGTTTTCAAAGCAAGTTATAGAAAAGCAAATCGTACGAGTTTGAGTTCCTTTACGGGTATTGGAGATGAAAAAGCATTGGAATATGTGAAAAGCGTGGGCGAAAAATATCATTTACCCACCACTTCTGATATCCACGCACATGAAGAAGCGGCGATGGCTGCAAAATATATTGACATTTTACAAATTCCCGCTTTCCTTTGTCGTCAGACAGATTTATTGGTGGCTGCAGCAGAAACAGATAAAATTGTCAATGTAAAAAAAGGACAATTTGTAAGTGGTGCTGCGATGAAATTTGCCGTAGATAAAGTGCAAAAAGCAGGTAATCCACAAGTGATGTTGACAGAAAGAGGAACGACATTTGGCTACCAAGATTTGGTGGTTGACTATCGCAATATTCCGATTATGCAAGAGATCGGAGTGCCTGTAATCATGGATTGTACGCATAGTTTGCAACAACCTAACCAGACGAGTGGTGTAACTGGAGGTAATCCTCAATTAATCGAAACAATCTCAAAAGCTGCTATTGCAACGGGTGCAGATGGATTATTTATAGAAACACATCCCAATCCTGCAGTCGCATTGAGTGATGGTGCCAATATGTTGAAATTAGATTTATTGGAAGGCTTATTAGAAAAATTAGTAAAAGTAAGGAAAGTTATTTTGTAAAAAATGGCATTTTTTTGGATAAGTATTTAATATTAAGATAAGCAAATGAAAAACATCTTGTTGCAGATTGATGAGACGCAAATCGTCCACAATACCTCTAAATGGTTTGATTTTTTTGAAGCCAAAGCATTGGAATACGGTCCGAAAATATTGATAGCAATTATCATTTATCTGGTAGGTACTTGGCTGATAAAATGGTCAGTAAAATTGATTACTAGATTTTTCAGTTATCGCAAATTCGACGATACATTAAAATCCTTTTTACTTTCTATGGTAAAAGTGGGTTTGACTGTGTTATTGTTTCTAACAATTGCTGGGCAGATAGGCATCCCGATAACAGGATTCGCTGCTATTTTAGGTGGTTTGGCTATTGGAGTAGGTGCAGCTTTAAATGGTTCTTTGGGGAATCTGGCAGGAGGTGTGATGTTGATGATATTTAAGCCATTCAAGGTAGGTGATATTATTACAGCACAAGGAATGACTGGAACAGTTACAGAAATAGGAATTGTGAATACCGTATTAAGAACTCCAGAAAATAAAACCGTATTTCTTCCCAATGGTGCTTTGTCTACGGGTGTAATTACCAATTTTAATGAATATGGCAATCTAAAAGTCTCTATCGAATTGGCTATTGATGCATCAGAAAATATTGAAAAAGCAAGACGTATAGGCGTGGAAGTAATGCAAAGTTTCCCTGAAGTAATGCAAGATCCCAAACCTTCCGTAGTAGTTTCTAAAATTGAAGGCGGAGCGATTTATTTAGGCTTCGCACCTTATGCAACCCAAGGAGATTATTGGAAAGTATATTGGGGCGTATTGGAAAAGTTGAAAGTGGAGTTTGATAAAAACGGAATTAATTTACCGATATCATCCATGGTAGTTAAAAATGCATAAAAAAAATCCTGCAATATTTGCAGGATTTTTTTTTGAATTTAACTTTTTTAAATCGCTAATTTATTTAGAAATAAAGAAGCAAATCCTAATTTGGAAAATGAATGGTCATCGGTAGAAATACTCGTTTGTCTGTCATCTGTATTATCCTCTTCGTCGTTATTGGTATTTTTTGACTTTGGATGATATTCGTACACTTTTCCTTTTTGACTGTGAGAAGATGTGTCTTTGCCGGATGTATTAGCATCTTGAGGATTGTCTTCATAATTCAAAGATTGCAATCCATTTTCAGTCATTATATATAAGGTTCCGGATTTTAAATCTTGCCCTCTTTCAGAATGAACACCATAAACACCATCTTCTCCGAATGAAAAATTCATATAATTTTGGAAGGAGAGATTGTTTTTAATAAATATTCTTTTTCCAACTGGAATACTAACTTTAACTATAACTTTTTGATTTCTAAATTTATCTGTTCTACTTACCGCAAAGCTATTAGGAATATTCAATGTAGAATCTCTCGTTACTAATGCATAATTGATTTTATAGGCATGTTTTTTCGCATCGTCTTCATCTTTGCCATTGGCATATTTGTAATAAGTTACGTGATACAAACTGTCAAATGAAGGTTCGTAACTCACGTAGATATTTTGAATGTTGATAGAATCTTTGCCAAAATATTCTAAATAATCACGCATAGATGTAAAATCTAGATTGTAATAATCTTCATTGTTATTTTTTATTCTATCAATGTATAAGGTCGCGATTTTTTTATCGTAAGTATAATTATTTTCTGGAGTCTTGAAAGAATTACTAAAATCTCTGCCTACAAAGGAAATTAAGGCAAATAAGCAAATCCATCCCAATCCCCAGAAACAAATAAATGTAGTGCGATAAGCTGCGCTGTTTTCTTTTCTTTTGGTAATTAATCTAACGATCCAAGTAATAATTGCAATGAATGGTACCCAAATGAAGAAAATAAATGTACCCCAAGAGAAAATAGACTCCCAGCCGCTATTGAGGAAATACGTTTTCGCAGGTAAAAAGGCCAAGAGTCCTATTCCCAATCCGAACAATGCTGCAATTACGGCGAACAAGACAATACCAATCACACAATAGGCAAATATTTTAAAAAGCAAAGCTATCGTATCACCTACGCCGCCTTTCTTTGTCGTATTATTGTTATTTGCATTTTCAGTTGAGGTGGTCTCTTCTGTGGAAGTAAATCCTTGTGACGTTGATTTTTTTTCTTTTTTACTAAAAGCGCTATTGAAACTTTTATTAATACTTTTTCCCCATTTACTACTTTCCAAGTCTTTTTGAATGGTATCTTTTATTGAGTTCAAATCCACTGGCTCGCCACGCATCATCAATTTTTCACTTGTTGTTGTAGCCTCTGGGATGACGATCCACAGAATTATATAGATCATCACCATACTAGGCACAAAACTCAAAGAGAGAAAATGTGGAAATCCAAACCATTCAAAATTCCAATTATGATTGTTCAATACCAAGGAAATCAATGGAACTAGGAATAAAATACGAACTATCTTCGTCTTAATGCCAAAATATGCAGCCAAACCAGACGCAACACCTGCAATTTTTTTGTCTTCCGAATTACGAAAAAGTCTTTTGCGTGTAGAACCTATATGCTCCGTTGCAGTACTTGGGATGACAATCCACATAATGATATAAGGCACAAAACATACACTGGAAAATACGATAGCCAATATTCTGATAACAACAGGATCAATATTGAAATAATTTGCAACTCCAGCACAGACGCCACCTAGTTTTTTGTTGTTTTCATCTCTGAAAAATCTTTTTGGCCCTTCTTCAGAAGTACTTTTTTGTTGTTGCGATTCTTCATTGGAAGTTTCTGCTTGTTCCGTTTGGGTAGTTTTTTCTTCCGCATTACTTGTTGGTACATCTTCTACGTCCAAATCAAAATCCTCTGGTCTTCCCATGCTGTCAATGATGGCGTTCACATCATCATCAGTGATGCAAGCAGCACCTTTTTTCATACGCTCGCCAAATAATTCGGCAATACGATTTTCGATATCTCCAATAATTTCATCTTTACCTTCTTCTTTGGCAAAATGAATTTTTAGACTATCGATATATTGTGTCAATATTGCAAATGCAGATTCTTCCATTGGGATGAGGCTGCCTTGAAAATTTATGTTGATAACCTTTTTCATGAGTTAATATATTATTGTTAGTAATGTCAATTATTATTTGGTGGTCAATGTTTGTACTGCGTCTGCCAATTCTTTCCAGGTAAGTTCCAACTCCTTGTAAAATTCTAACCCTTCATCTGTCAGACTAAAATATTTACGAGGCGGTCCCGAGACACTTTCCACCCAACGGTAAGTGAGTAATTTGGCATTTTTTAACCTGGTCAACAAAGGATATAATGTACCTTCTAAAATGTGGAGGTTTGCATCTTTCATTTTCGTTGCGATATCACTTGGATATACCTCACCTTGTTTGATTATAGAAAGGATACAAAACTCTAAAACCCCTTTGCGCATTTGGCTTTGTGTATTTTGAATATCCATAATTTTTGATTTTGTGATACAAAGATATGTGTAAATGTTGATACTATGCAATACATAGTACTATTTTTTTTAAGATTTGTGTGAATGGTAAAAAATGAGGGAGAATGGAAAAAATGTAAGAGGAATTATACTATTTCCTAATATTTTCTAACCAAGAAAATACATTATTACGACAATTATTTATCTTAGACTGTAAAAATATTTTGCATGCGCCTTAGATACCTATTAACTGCAACCTTATTATTAATAATAAGCACATCCTTTGGACAAATTGAATTTAAAAAGATTTCTTACACACAGGCTTTGCATTTAGCAAAAGTCGAAAAGAAATTGATTTTACTACAAATAGAGAGTGATAATTGTCTACAATGTAATGAAGTAGCTGCACAAGGACTCCAGTCAAAAACTATACAATTATTAACGGATGAAAAGTTTATTTGCCTAAAGACGAATAAAATTCCTGACGAATTATATAATGGAAATAGTCCATTTTCTTTTTCGGATAGTTTTTTTGGTACACTGTTTTTAAATGAAGAAGGTTCAATTTTAAATATAATGAAATTAACCACGTCTCAATCTAGTACTTACGAAGATGCAATTGCAAATACAATAAATGTGAACAAACATCAAGGGGTTTCAATTAAATATTTAGATAGTATTTATCGTCAAAATAATAATTTTGTAAATTTATTGAATTTGGTACGCATTATTAATAACTTTGCCTTAGAAGTAAAGCAACCATTAATTGATTCACTCGTGGAATTAGCACCTCAAGATTCGGCTAAATCTATAAGTTTTTTGTCTCTTATCGCAGAATGCGCTCCTGATGTATATTCTCAAAGTTATATTTACATTAGAAATGATTATCCAGTTTTTAATGAAATGTGGTACAATATTCCGCTAAAAACTAGAATACAAATAAATGACCGCGCTATAGCTAAATCATTATCCAAAGCTATCAAGGAAAAGAATATTGACTATGCAAAAAAAGTTGCTTTTTTTTCAAAATCAATTAATACAAATACAAATGAAGGAGAGAAGAATGCAAACAAAAATTTATTAGATTATTTTTATAGTGTAAAAGATACTATACAGTATAAAAATGCGGCCATTGCTTTTTACAATAAGTATTTCATGTCAATCAATGTAGATTCAATTAAAAGATTGGATAATAAGAAAAAAGAGAATTTAGATATGATAGCGAAGAGAAATACAACAAAAGGTGCTCCAATGGAATTAAGAAGTTATACTTTTCTGCCAGAGGCCGAATATTATGGTAAGCAATTAAATCGTGGAGCTTGGAATCTTTATATGTTCTCCTCGAATAAGAGTGAACTACAATTGGCGTTAAAATGGGCACAAAATGCAGTAGCTTTTTACCAAGATCCAGACATTTTTGACACATATGCACGTTTGCTTTATAAAATTGGAAAAAAAGAAACAGCAATGAAATGGGAAGCAAAAGCAGTCGAATCCGCAGGATTGGCGAATAGAAATAAAACTAAAAGTGAATATTCTGATGTTTTAAAAAGGATGGCTTTAAATGAAGAAAATATCAATACTTATTAACCTACATTTAATAAACGCATAAAATTATCCCGATAAGTTTCTCCTATTGGGATAATTGTTTGATCCCGTAGGAAAATACGATTACGCTCTATACTTCCAATGGCGTTGATAGATACTATAAATGACTTATGTACTCTAATAAAGATTTGCTGCGGAAGTGTTGCTTCTACTGCCTTTAAACTATCTAAAACCAACAACTTTTCTTTCGTAGTGTGAAATGCAATATAATCTCTCAACGACTCTATATATATGATATCAGAAAAATCTAGTTTGACTGTTTTTTTATCTGTCTTTACGAAGATAAATTCATTTAAATGGATGTTTGTTCGTGGTAGTTCTGACGAAGCTGTTTTAGTTTCAAGGTTATCCGTTAATATATCTTTTGCTTTGGTTGCGGCAATAAAAAATCGTTCAAATGAAATAGGTTTGAGCAAATAATCGATCACATTATAGTCATAACTTTCTAGTGCATAATCACTATAAGCCGTTGTCAATATGACACGACATTTATTTTGAATAATTTTCATGAGTTGAATGCCGGTCAGCTCTGGCATCTGAATATCCAAGAAAGCCAATTCGATGTCTCCATTTTGAATTTTGTGTATGGCATCAATCGGATTACTACTACTTTCCACCAATTCCAAAAAAGGAATTTTTCGCACATAGTCTTCCAATAAGGCACAAGCCCAAGGTTCGTCATCTATCACAATACATCTAATCATCATTGACAGTCTATAGTAAGATTACAAATATAGTTTTCTTTGTCGTCTATAATTTCCAATTGATGTTTATTGGGATAAATAAGATCCAATCTACGTTGTAGATTTTGCATGCCGATACCTTTCCCGTCCGGTTTTTGATGCATGTTTTTAAGATTTTCTGTGTGTAGTTGGATTCTATTTTCAAATATTTTGATATGTATTTGTAAGGGAGATTGAGGATTGTTGACAATGCCATGTTTGAATCCATTTTCTACAAAATGTATCAACAAAAGGGGCGCAATTTTAATATGTTCTGCGTTTCCTTCCACTTGGTAATCAATTTCTGCTTTTGGCTTAATACGCAAAGATTCTAGATCTATAAAACTCTCGATATAGTTGATTTCTTGTTGTAGAGGAACTAATTCTTCTCCATTTGAATCTCTCGCAACATAACGCATTAATTCGCTTAGTTTGAGTATCGCAGGTAACGCTTTTTCAGAATTATGATATACTAGCGCATAGATATTATTAAGCGTATTGAAAAGAAAATGTGGATTGATTTGTGTTTTTAAAAATTGTAGTTCGGCTTGTTCTTTTTCAAGTAAAAGATCTTTTTTGTCTTTTTCAAGATTAAAATTATTGACAATACTCCAGATAATATAACTAGGAAGTAAAGAAAATGATCCATAATAGATATTATCCCAAACGTAAAATTTAATACTGTAGTTACCGAAATAATTACTAAATCCAAATAAATGAAGATATAGTTTTTCCTCAACTAGAAAACGTAAAATTGTAAATAATTCTATTAAAACCAGTACACTAAATATATAAATACCATATCTTTTTGTTTGAAAAAAATAGGGTAGTAAAATTAAGTAGTGAATATAAAATACAACAGCTTTCAAGAATATTCCCGATATACCTAATAGTATGGAGTTGCGACTTATTACATGAAAATCTCCATAGTACATCATAGGAATGAACCAAGATAGCAACCAAAATATGACATGTAGCAATATGACATTCTGTTTTTTCATAACATTTATTGTAAGATCAAAACTAAAACGTTCTATTTTAATTAGGCTGTTTTTTCGATCAACAAGAATGAATATTCCTTTAACCAGTCATTTTTATCTATGAATGGTTCTTCGTTAAAAAATAGAAATTTAAGCTCCATTTATCCATGTTGGCAGATTATAAATATTTAGGTAAAAGTTTTCACAGAATCTTGCAGTATAAATTATTTACATGACTCGTTTACTGCTATTGATCTCTTTGATATTTGTCTCTTTGTTTCCTTCTTATTTATATGCCCAAAAAATTGAATTGGCGGAAATTAAAGGGACCATCATCAATAAGGAAAATCAACCTATTTCTAATGTTTCTCTTGTTTTACAAACTATCAATAAAAAAGTAGTTCGTTTTGCATTGAGTGATTCCACTGGTCATTTTAGTTTGGATTCCTTGCCTTATCAAAAATATTTGATCGAAATAAGCATGGTAGGTTATCAAACGTATCATTCGGATACGATTTTATTTGAATCGAAAACCAATTTAAATATTCAATTAGAAGATTCAGTTAGTAATTTGGGCGAAGTAAAAGTGGCAACTAAAAAGAAACTATTTGAAATGTTGCCAGATAAAATGGTAATGAATGTTGAAAATAATATTTTAGCAGCAGGTAATTCCGTGTATGATATTATCCGAAAAGCACCGATGGTGAGTTTGGATAAAGAACAAAATCTCTTGCTAAAAGCACAAACGCCCTTGATTTATGTTGATGATCGACCGACTTATATGAGTGGAACTCAATTGACTGAATATCTAAAATCCTTACCATCCGAATCAATTGCAACTATAGAATTTATCACTAATCCTTCTAGTAAGTACGATGCCGCCGGTTCTGCTGGTATTATTAATATTCGACTAAAGAAAAATAAATTATATGGTTTCAATGGTATCGTAAATGCTAGAATTGGAACGGGTAGATATATCAAGTCTGGTGGTGGTCTTAATTTGAATTATAGGAATGGCTGGTTAAATACTTATATGACGTGGAATACAAGTTACAGTCAATCCTACAATGCATTAACCTACAATAGTAAAATTATGAATAATGAAATAGCTTCTTATCAAGATCGAGAAAACTATTGGCATCCTACCTCAACTTATAATAATTTCAAAGGTGGTGCCGATTTTAATTTGAATAAAAAAGACGTTCTTAGCCTTGTTGTGATGGGGTATATAGAGAATACAAAGCAAATTACAACCAATACGTCCATTTTGTGTGACGCAAAAAAAGATCCGTATCAATATATCGAAACTAAATTGACAGGAAAAAATAAAGTCCATAATATTACCTATAACGTCAACTATAAAACAAACTTGGATTCATTAGGTAGTTCTATTGTTATCGATGCAGATTATGCCAAATACTTACAAAAAGATAGCGATAACAATATCAATAATTTCACGGATCCTAATGGTGTAATTATTCGTGATCCTTATATATTTAAAAACAATCGTCCTGCCAATATCGATATCAAATCTGGAAAAATAGACTACACAAAATATTGGGCTTCCAAATACAAACTAGAATCAGGATTGAAGTATAGTTCTGTCAATACGGACAACAATCTTGTTGTGGATTCTATCCGAAACAATGCATGGGAAATGGATTATGGCCGTTCTAATCATTTTGTTTACAAAGAAGATATTGCCGCATTTTATTCGACCGTATCGCAGTCGTATGGTGATTTGTCGCTGCAATTAGGTTTAAGAGGAGAGTGGACGAGAAGTAATGCGAACTCGATTACGATTGACAAAGTGGTAAAACGCAATTATTTTAACCTTTTTCCTACTTTATTTACAACCTATAAAATCAATGACAAAAATGATCTCAATTTTAGTTATAGTCGACGAATTAATCGCCCAAGTTACGAAAGTTTGAATCCTTTTGTTCGTTATATTGATCCGTACACATCCTTTGTTGGGAATCCATTTTTGAAACCATCTTTCAGTAATTCATTCGAATTGAGGCACGGATTCAAACAGTTTTTATATACAACTTTAAGTTATAGTCACTCCGCCAATATCATTACCAATACGATTTTACAGGACTCAACTACCGGAAAGGTGGTTAACTCTAGTGACAATGCGAGTTCTCGTGATTATCTGTATTTGAATATTTATGCAAGTATTCCTATTGCCAAATGGTGGAATTCTGAAACTAGTTTAAATATCAACTATAATCGATCAAAATCCTCGATTCCAGATTATAGTTATAATACGCATGGATTTGGAACAGATATTAATACTGATCATACTTTTTCTTTACCAAAAAACATAAAAATACAAACCTCTTTCCGATATTCATTTCCTAGTGTAGACGGATTGGCAAGGATGAAAACGAGTTATGGTTGGGACTTAGGAGTACAAAAACAAATTCTAGACAAAAAGGGGACGATCAAAATTGCCGCTACCAATATATTTGCACAAGCGGCGTATCGAGCACATTATATTGGTAGCGGACTGGATATTAATTGGATCAATCGTTGGGAAGCAAGAAGGATTAATGTCAGTTTTGTATACAAATTTGGTAACCAAAAAGTCAAAGCTGCTAATAGTCGTCGCACCTCATCATCAGAAGAACAAAATCGTGTAAATATGTAATTGCTTGCATTTGGAAACGAAGAAGAACCAGAAAAATATCTCACCTAAATCCTCTCCTCAAGGAGAGGACTTTTGGGGCTTCCAATGTAAATGTCTTTGCTCTGTT from Rhizosphaericola mali includes:
- a CDS encoding sensor histidine kinase, with the protein product MKKQNVILLHVIFWLLSWFIPMMYYGDFHVISRNSILLGISGIFLKAVVFYIHYLILLPYFFQTKRYGIYIFSVLVLIELFTILRFLVEEKLYLHLFGFSNYFGNYSIKFYVWDNIYYGSFSLLPSYIIWSIVNNFNLEKDKKDLLLEKEQAELQFLKTQINPHFLFNTLNNIYALVYHNSEKALPAILKLSELMRYVARDSNGEELVPLQQEINYIESFIDLESLRIKPKAEIDYQVEGNAEHIKIAPLLLIHFVENGFKHGIVNNPQSPLQIHIKIFENRIQLHTENLKNMHQKPDGKGIGMQNLQRRLDLIYPNKHQLEIIDDKENYICNLTIDCQ
- a CDS encoding LytR/AlgR family response regulator transcription factor — encoded protein: MMIRCIVIDDEPWACALLEDYVRKIPFLELVESSSNPIDAIHKIQNGDIELAFLDIQMPELTGIQLMKIIQNKCRVILTTAYSDYALESYDYNVIDYLLKPISFERFFIAATKAKDILTDNLETKTASSELPRTNIHLNEFIFVKTDKKTVKLDFSDIIYIESLRDYIAFHTTKEKLLVLDSLKAVEATLPQQIFIRVHKSFIVSINAIGSIERNRIFLRDQTIIPIGETYRDNFMRLLNVG
- a CDS encoding outer membrane beta-barrel family protein; the encoded protein is MTRLLLLISLIFVSLFPSYLYAQKIELAEIKGTIINKENQPISNVSLVLQTINKKVVRFALSDSTGHFSLDSLPYQKYLIEISMVGYQTYHSDTILFESKTNLNIQLEDSVSNLGEVKVATKKKLFEMLPDKMVMNVENNILAAGNSVYDIIRKAPMVSLDKEQNLLLKAQTPLIYVDDRPTYMSGTQLTEYLKSLPSESIATIEFITNPSSKYDAAGSAGIINIRLKKNKLYGFNGIVNARIGTGRYIKSGGGLNLNYRNGWLNTYMTWNTSYSQSYNALTYNSKIMNNEIASYQDRENYWHPTSTYNNFKGGADFNLNKKDVLSLVVMGYIENTKQITTNTSILCDAKKDPYQYIETKLTGKNKVHNITYNVNYKTNLDSLGSSIVIDADYAKYLQKDSDNNINNFTDPNGVIIRDPYIFKNNRPANIDIKSGKIDYTKYWASKYKLESGLKYSSVNTDNNLVVDSIRNNAWEMDYGRSNHFVYKEDIAAFYSTVSQSYGDLSLQLGLRGEWTRSNANSITIDKVVKRNYFNLFPTLFTTYKINDKNDLNFSYSRRINRPSYESLNPFVRYIDPYTSFVGNPFLKPSFSNSFELRHGFKQFLYTTLSYSHSANIITNTILQDSTTGKVVNSSDNASSRDYLYLNIYASIPIAKWWNSETSLNINYNRSKSSIPDYSYNTHGFGTDINTDHTFSLPKNIKIQTSFRYSFPSVDGLARMKTSYGWDLGVQKQILDKKGTIKIAATNIFAQAAYRAHYIGSGLDINWINRWEARRINVSFVYKFGNQKVKAANSRRTSSSEEQNRVNM